One window of the Rhodococcus sovatensis genome contains the following:
- a CDS encoding TetR/AcrR family transcriptional regulator: MTDTGRGTTSSTVQPGHSAGSTPAKSGHSAGSTPAPAPRRRPKDRKAQILTAAAEAFSARGYHAVGIDDIAATLDISGPALYRHFPTKYALFVHTVMGLSGTLLSATDLDADAEDPREQLDAVMTAIIDTTIDNRRTGGLYRWEGRYLAPADRLALRRSVTVLNQRVRTPLMYVRPELSEADASTIAAAAISVVASITAHRSVLSVKQIESLLLSTVRSVLAVDLPELTDDQPSVITVGGYGSKREELLHEAIRLFYRHGYHSVSIEDIGAAAGINASSVYRYFASKSDLLAAAFQRASDGLTVALDEAFAQSTTTEDAIETLVDLYLELSFERSELMAVYFAEIGNLPKEQRSALRNLQRLNIEKWAQLLSEARPDLAAVQARFLVHAALGLVFDMGRLVHFDLSPGPAGRVRQLMLTTLLGQ, encoded by the coding sequence ATGACCGACACAGGACGTGGAACGACCTCCAGTACGGTTCAGCCTGGTCATTCCGCAGGCTCCACTCCTGCAAAATCTGGTCATTCCGCAGGCTCCACTCCTGCCCCTGCCCCCCGACGACGGCCCAAGGATCGCAAAGCTCAAATCCTGACCGCCGCGGCCGAGGCATTCAGTGCGCGCGGCTACCACGCCGTGGGGATCGACGACATCGCCGCAACGCTCGACATCTCAGGACCTGCTCTCTACAGGCACTTCCCGACGAAGTACGCCCTGTTCGTGCACACGGTCATGGGTCTCTCCGGAACATTGCTCTCTGCAACAGATCTCGACGCGGACGCCGAGGATCCGCGCGAACAGCTCGACGCCGTCATGACGGCCATCATCGACACAACCATCGACAATCGACGAACCGGTGGGTTGTATCGATGGGAGGGGCGCTACCTTGCTCCGGCGGACCGGCTCGCGCTGCGTCGCTCGGTCACGGTACTGAATCAGCGTGTTCGGACTCCGCTGATGTACGTGCGTCCGGAACTATCGGAGGCTGACGCGTCGACCATAGCGGCCGCGGCGATCAGTGTGGTCGCGAGTATCACTGCACACCGATCGGTGTTGTCCGTCAAGCAGATCGAATCGCTGCTGCTGTCCACGGTTCGCAGTGTTCTAGCAGTAGATCTGCCGGAGCTCACCGATGATCAGCCATCTGTCATTACCGTCGGCGGGTACGGGTCGAAGAGAGAAGAGTTGCTTCACGAGGCAATTCGGCTGTTCTACCGCCACGGTTACCACAGCGTGAGTATCGAGGATATCGGTGCTGCCGCAGGAATAAACGCGTCGAGCGTCTACCGGTACTTCGCCAGCAAATCCGATCTCCTTGCCGCTGCGTTCCAACGTGCGAGCGATGGGTTGACGGTCGCGCTCGACGAGGCGTTCGCCCAGTCGACGACCACCGAGGATGCGATCGAGACTCTCGTCGATCTGTATCTCGAGTTGTCTTTCGAGCGAAGCGAACTCATGGCCGTGTACTTCGCAGAAATCGGCAATCTGCCCAAGGAACAGCGCTCCGCGCTGCGTAATCTGCAGCGGTTGAACATCGAGAAATGGGCACAACTGCTCAGCGAGGCGCGCCCCGATCTCGCCGCGGTGCAGGCGAGATTTCTGGTGCACGCGGCCCTGGGGTTGGTCTTCGACATGGGCCGCCTCGTGCACTTCGATCTCTCGCCTGGCCCGGCAGGTCGGGTGCGTCAGCTGATGCTCACAACACTGTTGGGTCAGTGA
- a CDS encoding ABC transporter permease encodes MTFFAETVAAIPFTLRRYSKHVAQHVGEVSFGYASLLAGGGTIGIVFAMSAVAAMMVGVETYRGLELIGLTSLSGLLSAIANTRELAPVIASIALAAKVGTGFTAQLGAMRISDEIDALDSMAVRPIPFLATTRVIAAVVCIVPIYMVGLISTFVATRLVVVTFGGSSAGTYDYYFHLALTPADLTYSVVKAAVFAVIVALVHCSYGFHASGGPEGVGRAAGRALRTSILAIGITDVFLTFVLWGIVPTVPGLGAS; translated from the coding sequence ATGACGTTCTTCGCCGAGACCGTCGCAGCCATTCCCTTCACGCTGCGGCGGTACTCCAAGCACGTGGCGCAGCATGTAGGTGAAGTCAGCTTCGGGTACGCCTCGCTGCTCGCGGGCGGTGGGACAATCGGAATCGTCTTTGCGATGTCTGCCGTCGCCGCAATGATGGTCGGTGTCGAGACGTACCGCGGCCTCGAGCTGATCGGGTTGACGTCGTTGTCCGGCTTGCTCTCTGCCATCGCGAACACCCGCGAACTCGCACCCGTCATCGCCAGTATCGCCCTTGCCGCCAAGGTCGGCACCGGGTTCACCGCGCAGCTCGGAGCAATGCGCATCTCCGACGAGATCGACGCACTCGACTCGATGGCCGTACGCCCGATTCCGTTTCTGGCCACGACACGCGTAATCGCAGCCGTCGTCTGCATCGTGCCGATCTACATGGTCGGCCTGATCTCGACGTTCGTCGCAACACGCTTGGTCGTCGTCACGTTCGGCGGCAGTTCGGCAGGAACCTACGACTACTACTTTCACCTGGCATTGACTCCGGCGGACCTGACCTACTCGGTCGTCAAAGCCGCTGTGTTCGCTGTCATCGTTGCACTCGTGCACTGCTCCTACGGTTTTCACGCTTCCGGTGGTCCAGAGGGAGTCGGCAGGGCTGCAGGGCGAGCTCTGCGCACCTCCATCCTCGCCATCGGAATCACGGACGTCTTCCTGACATTCGTCCTATGGGGAATCGTTCCCACCGTCCCTGGACTCGGTGCATCGTGA
- a CDS encoding ABC transporter permease, protein MSFELPAAASPARDLANQVGGLLAFSVTALSRTVTTILRRRLSLEETVTQASFVARVCTVPALLLMLPIGVLIAVSVGSLAGRLGAGAYSGAVVAFVVVGQAAALVCALMLAGVAGSAICADLGSRTIREEIAAMEVMGLDVVARLVVPRLIASMFVAVVVCGMVTAVGVGACFFYQVFVADQSAGAFLATFSEYGRVSDFAMAMVKSVCFAVTSTLIASFKGLHAKGGPSGVADAVNEAVVLAFVMVFVVNTVLSQLYAVVVPAVGTY, encoded by the coding sequence GTGAGTTTCGAACTCCCCGCCGCCGCATCGCCGGCGCGCGATCTCGCGAACCAGGTCGGCGGCCTACTCGCGTTCTCGGTGACTGCACTGTCGCGGACTGTCACGACGATTCTACGACGACGGTTGTCTCTCGAAGAGACGGTCACGCAAGCGTCGTTCGTCGCACGGGTGTGCACCGTGCCGGCACTGTTGCTGATGCTCCCGATCGGCGTGCTGATCGCAGTGTCGGTCGGCTCACTCGCTGGAAGACTAGGCGCTGGTGCCTATTCCGGTGCTGTCGTCGCGTTCGTGGTCGTCGGTCAGGCTGCAGCGCTCGTCTGTGCGTTGATGCTGGCCGGAGTGGCGGGCTCGGCAATCTGCGCGGACTTGGGTTCGCGAACCATCCGCGAGGAAATAGCGGCAATGGAGGTGATGGGCCTCGACGTCGTGGCGCGTCTCGTCGTGCCCAGGCTCATCGCATCGATGTTCGTCGCGGTGGTCGTGTGCGGAATGGTCACGGCCGTGGGCGTCGGCGCCTGCTTCTTCTATCAGGTCTTCGTCGCCGATCAATCCGCGGGCGCGTTTCTCGCCACGTTCAGTGAGTACGGGCGGGTCTCCGACTTCGCGATGGCAATGGTCAAGTCGGTGTGCTTTGCGGTGACGTCGACTCTGATCGCGTCGTTCAAAGGTCTACACGCCAAGGGTGGCCCGAGTGGTGTCGCCGACGCCGTCAACGAGGCCGTCGTGCTCGCGTTCGTCATGGTCTTCGTCGTCAATACTGTGCTCTCTCAGCTCTATGCGGTCGTCGTGCCAGCGGTGGGGACCTACTGA
- a CDS encoding MCE family protein, translating to MKILAALVAIGSVVGAWFVFFASDDSTTVTADFSYINGIYPGSPVHVLGVPVGTVDAVSPQGTSVRVTMRVESGVDIPADAGAFVMNPSVISDRFVELGPAYRGGPTLDEAVIPVERNRSPINWDQLLDSVNTVASALGTQSSAGASGIGSALDIVADGTAGLGPEINDAIGNISRATAVVGGNSEELGTLIENIDRFIGAVASRQGAVQSVTDSLAQLGAEIQQQDLDIGEPIAQLRSMFDHLDRLLVDRGDGLRAVLQNASTLTGQFAAHDAQFAELVDLLPLMMENIGNTIGEDQRARIRLNVSTDLDQFAVAVPLCRELALPICTGAGITNPIPVPISTSNPLGLAQLLGGGR from the coding sequence ATGAAGATCCTCGCAGCGCTCGTCGCCATCGGGTCCGTTGTCGGCGCCTGGTTCGTCTTCTTCGCCTCCGACGACAGCACCACCGTCACAGCGGATTTCTCCTACATCAACGGAATCTACCCGGGCAGTCCCGTGCATGTTCTCGGTGTTCCGGTCGGCACGGTGGACGCAGTCAGCCCGCAGGGCACGTCGGTACGAGTGACGATGAGGGTGGAATCCGGAGTCGACATCCCGGCGGACGCGGGCGCGTTCGTTATGAATCCTTCGGTCATCAGTGACCGTTTCGTCGAACTCGGGCCTGCATACCGAGGCGGTCCGACCCTGGACGAGGCGGTGATCCCCGTCGAGCGCAACCGCTCACCGATCAACTGGGATCAGCTCCTGGACAGCGTCAACACCGTCGCCAGCGCACTCGGCACACAATCCTCCGCAGGCGCGAGCGGGATCGGGTCCGCATTGGACATCGTCGCCGACGGCACCGCGGGCCTCGGACCGGAGATCAACGATGCAATCGGCAACATCTCACGGGCAACAGCGGTGGTCGGCGGCAACAGCGAGGAACTCGGCACCCTCATCGAGAACATCGACCGATTCATCGGTGCCGTCGCATCCCGTCAAGGCGCAGTTCAGTCGGTGACCGATTCCCTCGCGCAGCTCGGCGCGGAAATACAGCAGCAAGACCTCGACATCGGCGAACCCATCGCACAGCTGCGCTCGATGTTCGACCACCTCGACCGTCTGTTGGTCGACCGCGGCGACGGCCTTCGCGCGGTGCTGCAGAACGCCAGCACACTGACCGGGCAGTTCGCCGCCCACGACGCACAGTTCGCCGAACTCGTGGACCTGCTTCCGCTCATGATGGAGAACATCGGCAACACCATCGGCGAGGACCAGCGCGCGCGAATCCGGTTGAACGTCTCGACCGACCTGGACCAGTTCGCCGTCGCCGTCCCGCTGTGTCGGGAACTGGCGCTGCCGATCTGCACCGGAGCGGGTATCACCAATCCGATCCCCGTTCCGATCAGCACCTCGAATCCACTCGGGCTCGCGCAGCTGTTGGGAGGAGGGCGATGA
- a CDS encoding MlaD family protein has product MTSLRRPLFALTAFTTAGILSTIVVANTLSVPVAGDTTTHTAEFTGVEGLRAGNDVTLAGVRIGKVEGVEFTTDGSRSTAVVTFDVQESVPIAANVTAAIRYGDMLGARYLALVAPDDPTGTLDDGDSIPIDRTSPPVDLTALVNGFKPLFDAIDPAQVNALARSITDAFSGESGTVDSLLRHIASVTNALSDNEQVLTELITDLDSVLQTMNSRGADITRLITGLTDMSQVVADRNTAVITVLDEGSGAIHALAELLTSASGSLDRTVTDLTATTQSWIPETEQFDRTMTVLPELAQSINHIGDYGGWLNLYTCNFTLKAGDAEVNIFGGTHTEICR; this is encoded by the coding sequence ATGACCTCGCTACGACGCCCACTGTTCGCACTCACGGCGTTCACGACGGCCGGGATTCTGTCCACGATCGTCGTCGCCAACACACTCAGCGTCCCGGTAGCCGGGGACACGACGACGCACACCGCCGAGTTCACCGGCGTCGAAGGATTACGTGCCGGCAACGATGTCACCCTCGCGGGTGTCAGGATCGGCAAGGTCGAAGGCGTGGAATTCACCACCGACGGTTCACGATCGACCGCCGTAGTCACGTTCGACGTCCAGGAGTCGGTTCCGATCGCTGCCAATGTCACCGCCGCAATTCGGTACGGAGACATGCTCGGCGCACGGTACCTCGCTTTGGTGGCCCCGGACGATCCAACCGGAACACTCGATGACGGAGACAGCATTCCGATCGATCGAACGTCACCGCCGGTAGACCTGACCGCACTGGTGAACGGATTCAAACCACTGTTCGACGCCATCGACCCAGCGCAGGTCAATGCGCTGGCTCGCTCGATCACGGATGCGTTCAGCGGCGAGTCAGGGACGGTCGACTCGCTGCTTCGCCATATCGCGTCCGTCACGAATGCCCTGTCGGACAACGAGCAAGTTCTGACCGAACTGATCACCGACCTCGATTCGGTGTTGCAGACGATGAATTCGCGCGGCGCCGACATCACCCGACTGATCACCGGATTGACCGACATGAGTCAGGTCGTCGCCGACCGAAATACCGCTGTGATCACCGTGCTCGACGAGGGCTCCGGAGCGATCCATGCACTTGCCGAGCTGCTGACGAGCGCATCCGGTTCCCTCGACCGGACCGTTACCGATCTGACCGCAACCACCCAATCGTGGATTCCGGAGACCGAACAATTCGACCGAACCATGACGGTACTTCCCGAACTGGCACAGTCGATCAACCATATCGGTGACTACGGCGGCTGGCTGAACCTGTACACCTGCAATTTCACCCTGAAGGCAGGTGATGCCGAGGTGAATATCTTCGGCGGAACGCACACGGAGATCTGCCGATGA
- a CDS encoding MCE family protein, with protein MSTARLGSIGIVAVIAVLASALVIPQGWYLVRTSSYTAQFAHAGGLTESDPVFVAGVPAGRVDSIDLAGDHVDVHFRLDRDRELGDRTTAAVKLRTILGKRYLDVVPDGTGSVGDDRTIPTERTSVPYSLDDIGTEVQSVATELDVTALASMVSTLRETVPADRAVVSDALTGVSTASAVLARNDEKIAGLLDAAQSLTRSVATESESIGTLPGNAQLVLDTLSDRRTAISGVVTDLRTVIESASAFLDGNATELDQLLIDMRSVTDTLDRNGRNIDTLLTTLPAGLRAVTDATGNGNWVDVSAPAGPLPDNLLCALGIFDDHAAGEVPGMQGCSG; from the coding sequence ATGAGCACCGCACGCCTCGGGTCGATCGGAATTGTGGCTGTCATCGCAGTACTCGCCTCTGCCCTCGTCATTCCGCAAGGTTGGTATCTAGTTCGAACCAGTTCCTACACAGCTCAATTCGCTCATGCAGGTGGATTGACGGAATCCGATCCGGTGTTCGTCGCCGGTGTCCCTGCGGGTCGGGTCGACAGCATCGATCTTGCGGGTGACCACGTCGACGTACACTTCCGTCTCGACCGCGACCGCGAGCTCGGCGACCGAACAACCGCCGCCGTGAAGCTCAGAACCATCCTCGGTAAGCGGTATCTCGACGTCGTTCCCGACGGCACCGGATCAGTCGGCGACGACAGGACCATTCCAACCGAGCGCACCTCCGTCCCCTACTCGCTCGACGATATCGGCACAGAGGTTCAGTCCGTCGCCACCGAACTCGACGTCACCGCACTCGCATCGATGGTGTCCACGCTGCGCGAGACAGTGCCCGCGGATCGCGCCGTCGTGTCCGACGCGCTCACTGGCGTCAGCACGGCCTCGGCGGTGCTTGCACGCAACGACGAAAAGATTGCCGGACTGCTCGACGCCGCACAGTCACTTACACGGTCGGTAGCGACCGAGAGCGAGTCGATCGGCACACTCCCCGGGAATGCTCAGTTGGTTCTGGACACGCTGTCGGACAGGCGAACCGCCATCAGCGGCGTGGTGACCGATCTTCGCACGGTCATCGAGTCGGCGTCGGCCTTTCTCGACGGCAATGCCACCGAACTCGATCAGCTTCTCATCGACATGCGCTCTGTCACCGACACACTCGACCGAAACGGACGCAACATCGACACTCTACTGACGACTCTTCCCGCTGGGCTCCGCGCCGTCACCGATGCCACCGGAAACGGCAACTGGGTCGATGTCTCGGCCCCTGCAGGCCCGCTGCCCGACAACCTGCTCTGCGCACTGGGCATCTTCGACGACCATGCTGCGGGCGAAGTGCCCGGTATGCAGGGGTGCAGCGGATGA
- a CDS encoding enoyl-CoA hydratase produces the protein MTAPGLRTELSDGILRVTVDRPSYMNALDDATCGALISAFEFGEDDVRVVVLTGSGGSFSAGADVVELATARPASDAEARQAAEHAMHRAGALVRAITDCPVPVIAQVNGPAVGIGASMALASDLIYASEDAYFLFAFSKIGLMPDGASSVLVPAAIGRARTNALMLLAERMPAEEAFAVGLINDVLPGAELGARVDAVATRLVRLPRRALELTKRSITDSTLALLDDALRRETEGQIELLTSPEFIRRVAALASPQKKSPQKKGA, from the coding sequence ATGACAGCTCCAGGACTTCGAACCGAACTCTCCGACGGCATTCTCCGCGTCACCGTCGATCGGCCGTCGTATATGAATGCGCTCGATGACGCCACGTGCGGAGCACTGATTTCGGCATTCGAGTTCGGCGAGGACGACGTTCGCGTCGTTGTGCTCACCGGGAGCGGAGGCTCGTTCAGTGCCGGCGCCGACGTCGTCGAACTGGCCACCGCAAGACCCGCCAGCGATGCCGAGGCGCGGCAGGCAGCCGAGCACGCGATGCATCGTGCGGGGGCGCTTGTCCGGGCGATCACCGACTGCCCGGTGCCCGTTATTGCGCAGGTCAATGGCCCTGCAGTTGGCATCGGCGCGTCGATGGCATTGGCATCCGACTTGATCTACGCGAGCGAGGACGCATATTTTCTGTTCGCTTTCAGCAAGATCGGTCTCATGCCCGACGGGGCGAGCAGCGTGCTGGTTCCGGCGGCGATCGGACGCGCGCGAACCAACGCGCTCATGCTGCTGGCGGAGCGGATGCCGGCAGAGGAGGCGTTCGCAGTCGGCCTGATCAACGACGTCCTGCCCGGCGCCGAGCTCGGGGCCCGCGTCGACGCGGTGGCCACAAGGTTGGTCCGATTGCCTCGGCGAGCCCTCGAACTGACCAAGAGATCCATCACAGATTCGACGCTGGCGTTGCTCGACGATGCGCTGCGCCGAGAGACCGAGGGGCAGATCGAATTGCTGACATCACCTGAGTTCATTCGGCGCGTCGCTGCACTCGCCTCGCCGCAGAAGAAGTCGCCACAGAAGAAAGGGGCATGA
- a CDS encoding MCE family protein: MQPRARPTAHRSLGRSVEGENYLVVANFPRADRIRLGTEVRVGQQLVGRVHDLSTDGIHALVELSLSQSVPLPADVTASLELPSALGEPYVRLTLPQDPSQNALTDGAVLDNTSIGPELESSLATLGLVLNGSGLDQLQTIMTEMNDAFGGRGPEIRELLHSADRIAANAVDHQVEFDRVPAAAGTVSATLADNRAALDTGLTVAAPTMELLVRQRDHIASILDSTSALASSAQALFVDDQDRLTTGVHDLADIVSSIQGFNDSVTPTLANMNRFIDGFNGAVHGDYLVFDGALDLPETVGELMTGGRVADVPATLQELLVPGGHP; this comes from the coding sequence ATGCAGCCTCGGGCTCGGCCAACTGCCCATCGGTCGCTCGGTCGCTCGGTCGAGGGAGAGAACTACCTCGTCGTCGCGAACTTCCCTCGCGCCGACCGAATCCGACTCGGCACCGAGGTCAGGGTCGGCCAGCAGCTGGTGGGACGAGTGCACGACCTGTCCACCGACGGCATTCACGCGCTAGTGGAACTGAGTCTGTCCCAGTCGGTTCCACTACCCGCCGACGTGACCGCCTCGCTCGAACTCCCGTCGGCGTTGGGAGAACCCTACGTACGGTTGACGCTTCCGCAGGATCCCTCGCAGAATGCGTTGACCGACGGCGCTGTCCTCGACAACACCTCCATCGGACCGGAACTCGAATCATCACTCGCCACTCTCGGTCTGGTTCTCAACGGCAGCGGACTCGACCAGCTGCAGACGATCATGACCGAGATGAACGACGCTTTCGGCGGCCGCGGGCCGGAGATTCGCGAACTCCTGCACAGCGCCGACAGAATCGCCGCGAACGCAGTTGACCACCAGGTCGAATTCGATCGGGTACCGGCCGCAGCCGGGACGGTATCGGCGACGCTTGCGGACAACAGGGCTGCGCTCGACACCGGTCTCACTGTGGCTGCGCCGACGATGGAGTTGCTCGTACGCCAGCGAGACCACATTGCCTCGATCCTCGATTCCACCTCGGCCTTGGCATCATCGGCGCAGGCTCTGTTCGTCGACGATCAAGATCGACTCACGACGGGTGTCCATGATCTCGCCGACATCGTGAGTTCGATTCAGGGATTCAACGATTCGGTGACTCCGACGCTCGCCAACATGAACCGGTTCATCGACGGTTTCAACGGCGCAGTTCATGGTGACTATCTCGTGTTCGACGGCGCGCTCGACCTGCCGGAGACCGTGGGAGAACTGATGACGGGCGGCCGCGTCGCCGACGTTCCCGCGACACTGCAGGAATTGCTCGTGCCGGGAGGACACCCATGA
- the fadD5 gene encoding fatty-acid--CoA ligase FadD5: MTVLDEPQRSRRNNWNNQVRRHALMQPDAIALRFQGASTSWAELSDRVDGCAGVLSRRGVDSGDRVLILMLNRPEYLEAVLAINALGALAVPVNFRMTPPEVAFLAQNSGSHLLVTDETLSPLADAVVAQVDSLTEKIVVGEEYEALLADSERAEPVDVPDDAPALIMYTSGTTGRPKGAVLTHANMQAQALTCIRALQMHGVDEVGFCASPMFHIAALGSLAPSLQLGIPTVVYPVGAFDPATLLDVLAAERVTTLFLVPVQWQAMCAEQSRNPRDLNLRVISWGAAPASDTVLEAMAATFPNAQNVAVFGQTEMSPITCVLDGEDALRKLGSVGRVIPTIAARVVDDDMNDVPRGEIGEIVYRGPTLMQGYWENPEATADAFHGGWFHSGDLVRQDDEGFVFVVDRKKDMIISGGENIYCAEVENVLFGHPRILEAAVIGRPDDRWGEVPVAVVALKDSEDLTLDELVVWLGDHLARYKHPRELVILDALPRNASGKVVKVALRQSHSTTPA; the protein is encoded by the coding sequence ATGACCGTGTTGGACGAACCACAGCGCTCTCGCCGCAACAACTGGAACAACCAGGTCCGACGACACGCGCTGATGCAGCCGGATGCCATCGCGCTGCGCTTTCAGGGCGCGTCGACATCCTGGGCGGAGTTGTCCGATCGTGTCGATGGATGTGCCGGCGTCCTGAGCCGACGAGGGGTCGACTCAGGCGACCGAGTACTGATCCTGATGCTCAATCGCCCCGAGTACCTCGAAGCAGTGCTGGCCATCAATGCTTTGGGTGCACTGGCGGTTCCGGTGAACTTCCGTATGACACCGCCCGAGGTTGCGTTCCTGGCACAGAACAGTGGCTCACACCTTCTCGTCACCGACGAGACATTGTCACCGCTCGCCGATGCCGTAGTCGCACAGGTGGATTCCCTGACCGAGAAGATCGTCGTCGGTGAGGAGTACGAGGCACTTCTTGCCGACTCCGAGCGTGCGGAGCCCGTCGACGTCCCGGACGACGCCCCCGCGCTCATCATGTACACCTCAGGTACCACCGGCAGGCCGAAAGGCGCCGTGCTGACGCACGCCAACATGCAGGCCCAGGCATTGACCTGTATTCGGGCCCTGCAGATGCACGGTGTCGACGAGGTTGGATTCTGCGCGTCACCGATGTTCCACATCGCCGCGCTCGGCAGCTTGGCGCCGAGTCTGCAACTGGGCATCCCGACCGTCGTGTATCCGGTCGGAGCATTCGATCCGGCGACCCTCCTGGACGTACTTGCCGCCGAACGGGTCACCACCCTGTTCCTCGTTCCGGTGCAGTGGCAGGCCATGTGCGCCGAGCAATCACGCAACCCACGAGATCTGAACCTGAGGGTCATTTCGTGGGGTGCGGCACCGGCGTCGGACACCGTATTGGAGGCCATGGCCGCAACGTTCCCGAATGCACAGAACGTGGCGGTGTTCGGCCAGACCGAGATGTCGCCCATCACCTGCGTGCTCGACGGCGAGGATGCTCTGCGCAAGCTGGGTTCGGTAGGGCGCGTCATCCCGACGATCGCGGCGCGCGTCGTCGACGACGACATGAACGATGTCCCGCGCGGTGAGATCGGTGAAATCGTCTATCGCGGACCGACTCTGATGCAGGGATACTGGGAGAACCCGGAGGCCACGGCCGACGCATTCCACGGCGGCTGGTTCCACTCCGGCGACCTGGTCCGTCAAGACGACGAGGGTTTCGTGTTCGTGGTCGATCGCAAGAAGGACATGATCATCTCGGGCGGTGAGAACATCTACTGCGCCGAGGTTGAGAACGTCCTGTTCGGGCACCCACGCATTCTCGAAGCTGCCGTCATCGGACGTCCCGACGACAGGTGGGGTGAAGTACCGGTCGCCGTTGTCGCACTGAAGGATTCCGAGGACCTCACCCTGGACGAGCTCGTCGTGTGGCTCGGTGATCACCTGGCCCGCTACAAGCACCCGCGGGAGCTCGTCATCCTCGATGCACTTCCCCGAAACGCAAGCGGCAAGGTCGTCAAGGTCGCTCTGCGCCAGTCACATTCGACCACGCCTGCCTGA
- a CDS encoding MCE family protein, with protein sequence MTATPRRLGPSRASLVVRGIAASVVIVAAAVAAVAYGGGAFDRGTAVHVDIPASAGLLIGEIGVQYNGVQVGTVVDIDSGIERSTVTMRIDATGVPASTAVRVVPRTLFGDVYLRLVDDGSDPSQLASGDHLAMDTSAEAVQLGEVYRRVTGLLDSLEPAKAQIALTEISTALQGRGDSLGATIDRLSALTAMLEPRAQSVLDHTPQTRAVADALAAASPDVLATVEATTTLSQTMLDRSRGVENLLTNAAVLGSTASIAAEENTSKSITVIHSGAPVLRTTSEYSSGLAATLDMFEPFGAAGAKIFASGRFDITAVPDFSSPLPYTAAQCPKYPGLDGPNCALADIQDTVTTTPQPLNPATTILLAPLLRGTEVSIR encoded by the coding sequence GTGACAGCTACCCCGCGCAGGCTCGGACCGAGCCGGGCTTCACTCGTCGTTCGCGGAATTGCGGCAAGCGTGGTGATCGTCGCGGCCGCTGTCGCCGCAGTTGCGTACGGGGGTGGCGCTTTCGACCGTGGCACCGCGGTGCACGTCGATATCCCAGCCTCTGCGGGCTTGCTGATCGGCGAGATCGGAGTGCAGTACAACGGGGTTCAGGTCGGAACAGTTGTCGATATCGACAGCGGAATCGAACGATCGACGGTGACGATGCGGATCGACGCCACAGGTGTGCCCGCGTCCACGGCGGTGCGGGTCGTGCCTCGAACTCTGTTCGGAGATGTGTACTTACGGCTGGTCGACGACGGATCCGATCCGTCCCAACTCGCTTCCGGTGACCACCTGGCGATGGATACATCGGCCGAGGCAGTCCAGCTGGGCGAGGTCTACCGCCGCGTCACCGGTCTGCTGGACAGCCTCGAACCGGCCAAAGCGCAGATCGCCCTCACCGAGATCAGCACTGCCCTGCAAGGCCGCGGAGACAGTCTCGGCGCCACGATCGATCGGCTTTCCGCGCTCACCGCGATGCTCGAACCTCGCGCACAGTCGGTGCTGGATCACACTCCGCAGACGCGCGCGGTCGCCGACGCCCTTGCCGCAGCATCCCCCGACGTCCTCGCCACTGTCGAGGCGACGACGACGCTCTCGCAGACCATGCTCGATCGGTCACGAGGCGTCGAGAATCTGTTGACCAATGCAGCAGTCCTTGGCAGTACGGCATCGATTGCCGCCGAGGAGAACACCTCGAAGTCGATCACCGTGATCCACAGCGGTGCACCTGTGCTGCGGACAACTTCGGAGTACTCCTCGGGGCTGGCCGCGACCCTCGACATGTTCGAGCCGTTCGGAGCGGCTGGTGCGAAGATCTTCGCGAGCGGACGGTTCGACATCACGGCCGTTCCCGATTTCTCCTCGCCACTGCCGTACACGGCTGCGCAGTGCCCGAAGTACCCCGGACTCGACGGACCGAACTGTGCGTTGGCCGACATTCAGGACACCGTAACCACAACGCCGCAGCCACTGAACCCGGCCACGACGATCTTGCTTGCTCCCCTGCTCCGAGGGACGGAAGTGAGCATCCGATGA